The segment CACCCGCGACCGCCTCACCACCGCCCAATGGCAACTCCACAAAGGCATCGACGCGGACACCCTCGCCGCCCTCCACGACGAGCTCTACCGACGCACCCTCGACGGCCACTGGCCCGACACCGTCCTCACCCCCGGCGTCCGCGTCCGCACCGCAGGCCGCATCGCCACCACCCGGATCGAACTCCACCTCGAACACACCCAGCAGAACACCCGCACCCGCCTCACCACCGACGCCGTCGTCCTCGCCACCGGACACCGCGAACGCCCCCTCGACCGCATCCTCGCCGGCCTCGACCCCTACATCCGCCGCGACAACAGCGAACGCCCCCGCATCGACGAACACTTCCGCCTCGTCCTCGACCCCTCCATCACCGCCACCGGCAGCAACGTCTACGTCCAGAACGCCGAACGCCACACCCACGGCGTAGGCGCACCCGACCTCGGCCTCACCGCCTGGCGCGGCGCCACCATCCTCAACACCCTGACCGGCAAGGAGACCTACCCCCTCCCCACCCGAACCGCCTTCACCACCTTCGGACTCCACCAACCCCGACCCCGCGTCCCCCAAGCCCGCCAGGCACCCACCCTCACCCCCCTCGTCGACCTGCGCTGAACCCCACCACCCCCACCCGAGGCCCCCACGCGAAAGGCGGTGCCCCGCCGATGACCCACCAGGCCACCACACGGAACACCGCCCGACGCCGCCGCGGAACGACGACCCGCCGACCCTAGAAGACCGGCGTACCCTCACGCGTCAGCCGCCAGTCCACCGACGCGAAGTCCTTCGGATCCAGCACACCCTTCGCCGTCACCCACTCCGAGATCCGCGTACGGATCTCCGTCGACTCCGACCACAGCTCCTGCGCCGACGCCACGTGCGGGAACGCCCCACCACCATTGGCCCGGTAGTTGTTCACCGCCAGCACGAACTGCTGCGCGTCGTCCAACGGCGCACCACCGAACGTCAGGTTCGTGATCCGCGAACCCGCCGCCCGCGAGATGTCGATGTCGTACGCCAGACCCGACACATAGTCGTAGTTGTAGTCCGGACGCCCCGCCGCGTTCGTCAGCTTCTCCGTGTCCACGGCCGCACCCACCGCCGTCTGCACGAAGTACTCCGCCGAATACTCCAGGTACGCCCGCACCTGCGCACCCGTCAGCAGCTTCGCCACCAGCGTGTTGTCGTACACGTACAGACTCGACAGATCCCGGATCGTCACCTGACCCGCCGGGATCTCCGACGTCCGCGAGAACGGCGAAGCCTGCGCGATCACCGGCAACGACGCGTACGACGTACCCGCCAGCGCCGCCTTGACGACGTCCTCCTGCACCTTCGTGATCAGGTCGATGATCGGCGCGTCCTTGAACCGCGCCTCCACCGTCGTCAACGTCTCCGTCGCCGTACCCACCACCTGGTTGACGTACGTCACGACCTTCGCGTGCTCGTCGCTCAACAGCTTCGTGATCTTCGGATCGTCCGCCACCGTGTTCGAGTTCAGCACCTTCGAGGCGACGGACTCCACCGACCACCGCCCCTTCTCGAACACCAGCTGCACATCGAACACCGACAGCCGCTCCGCGTACGCCAACGGCTCCGACAGCACGACCGTCCGCCCGGACTTCGCGTTGACGACCTTCAACTCCGGGATCTCCACATGCGCGTGACCCACCAGCACCGCATCGATGTCCGGCACCTGCTGCGCCACCAACGCCGCCGAGTTCTCCACGTACGGCAACTGGTCACCGTACGACGACGTACCCGACGAACCCGAGTGCGCCGACACGATCACCACATCCGCACCCAGCGACTTCAGCTTCGGCACCCACTTCGCCGCCTGCTCCTCCAGCCCCGGGAACGCCAGCTTGCCCTGCACGTACGCCTTGTCCCAGATCGCGATACCCGGGTTCGTCAGCCCCAGCACCGCCACCTTCACCGGCGGCGCGCCCTTCACACAGAACGTCTTGATCACATACGGCCGGAACGCCGGCTTCAGGGTCTTCGCGTCGACCGCGTTCGCCCCCAGCAACGGGAACCGCAGCTGCGACTCGAACTTCCGCAGCGTCTCGATGCCGTAGTTGAACTCGTGATTGCCCAGCGCCGCCGCGTCGTACCCGATCGCGTTCATCGCCTGCGCCATCGGGTGCACCGGGCCACCCTTGGCGGTGATCGGGTCCACCTTCGCGTAGTAGTACGTCAACGGCGTGCCCTGGATCGTGTCACCCGCGTCCAGCAGCAGCACGTTCTCGCGCCCCTTCTCCTCCCGGATCCGGTTCACCAGCGTCGAGATACGCGCCAGTCCCTGCGCGTTGCCGGCCGCGTCCTTGTACTCCGCGTCCTTGAAGTAGTCCCAGTTGAAGACATGCCCGTGCAGGTCCGTCGTCCCCAGCACCGTCAGCGCGTACCGCTTGGGCTGCTTGCCCGGCTTAGCGGGCTTCCCCGCCTCCGCGGCCTGCGCCGCCGGAGCCGCGGCCGCACCCGCCAGCGCCACCCCCGCCCCGGTCACGGCGGACTTCTTCAGGAACTTCCGGCGATTCAACGGCATGTCTCAGGCTCCTCGGCGAACGGTGAACAACGCGCGTAGATTCTGACCCGGCCACCGCCGACGGCAACAGGTCCAGGAGGTTTCGATCTGGTGACCGGCAGGGTCAACTCCCCCCGGGGAACACACAAAGCCAGGACAAGATGGGACGTACGACCTCCCTCCCCGGGAGAGATACCCGGCGTCGTCCGTCCGGCCCCGTCCGGCCCCGCCCTCGGGGGCGAGGCGACACCCGCCCCGCCGCAAACCCACCCGCCCCGTGAATTCACCCATTCGGCCAAACGCGTCATACACAGGGTTACCGAAAACAGAAACAAACGCTCATCGGAGCGGCGGCCCGCACAATGTACGAGCCGACAACAGTTGACAACAACCCTTCACCCAAAGGTTGTTGAGCCGACATGCCCCCCAAATTCCCTACCCACCGGTAAGACATAAGCTCGAAACATGCGCCGAGCAAAAATCGTCTGCACCCTGGGCCCCGCCACCGACACCTACGACCAGATCAAAGCCCTGGTCGACGCCGGAATGGACGTAGCCCGCCTCAACCTCAGCCACGGCGGCCACGCCGAGCACGAGGAGCGCTACCAGCGCGTCCGCAAGGCTTCCGACGAAACCGGCCGCAGCGTCGGCCTCCTCGCCGACCTTCAAGGCCCGAAGATCCGACTCGGCACCTTCACCGAAGGCCCCGTACTCCTCGAACGCGGCGACACCTTCACCATCACCGTCGAAGAAGGCACCGAAGGCGACCGCCACCACTGCGGCACCACCTACGCCGGCCTCGCCACCGACGTCACCACCGGCGAACGCATCCTCGTCGACGACGGCAAAGTCAGCCTCGAAGTCACCCACGTCGACGGCCCCCGGATCCACACCCGCGTCCTCGACGGCGGCGTGATCTCCGACCACAAAGGCCTCAACCTCCCCGGCGTCGCCGTCTCGGTCCCCGCCCTGACCAAGAAGGACGAGGACGACCTCCGCTGGGCCCTGCGCACCGGCTTCGACGTCATCGCCCTCTCCTTCGTCCGCACCGGCCGTGACATCCTCGACGTCCACCGCATCATGGACGAGGAAGGCCGCCGCCTCCCCGTCATCGCCAAGATCGAGAAACCCCAGGCCGTCGAGAACATCGACGACATCGTCGCCGCCTTCGACGGCATCATGGTCGCCCGCGGCGACCTCGGCGTCGAAATGCCCCTCGAACAAGTCCCCCTCGTTCAAAAACGCGCCGTCAAACTCGCCAAGCGCAACGCCAAACCCGTCATCGTCGCCACCCAGATGCTCGACTCCATGATCGAGAACTCCCGCCCCACCAGGGCCGAGGCATCCGACGTCGCCAACGCGATCATCGACGGCACCGACGCCGTCATGCTCTCCGGCGAGACCAGCGTCGGCGCCCACGCCGTCCAGACCGTCCGCACCATGGCCAAGATCGTCGCAGCGGCCGAGGAGGACATCCTCGCCAAGGGACTCCCACCCCTCACCGAATCCAACAAACCGCGCACCCAAGGCGGAGCCGTCGCCCGCGCCGCCGCCGAGATCGGCGACTTCCTCGACGCCGAATTCCTCGTCGCCTTCACCCAGACCGGCGACACCGTCCGCCGCCTCTCCCGCTACCGCTCCCCGATCCCGCTCCTCGCCTTCACCCCCGAACCGGCGACCCGCTCCCAGCTGAACCTCACCTGGGGTGTCGAGACGTTCCTCGGCCCGCAGGTGGACTCCACGGACGCGATGGTCGACCAGGTGGACGAGCACCTGCTGCGCCACGGCCGGTGCCGCAAGGGTGACGTCGTCGTCATCACGGCGGGTTCCCCTCCGGGCGTCTCGGGCTCGACCAACCTGGTCCGCGTCCACCACGTCGGCGAGGACGACACCCCGAAGTAGGTGTCAGTACTTGGGCCCCACGTGGGCGTCGAGTAGGGCGACGGAGGCCTTCTCGGCGATGGACACGTTCCTCAGGTTCTGCATTCTCCATTCGACTCCGAGCCGGTCGAGGGCATCGGTGAACAGGCCGATGATGTCGCCCGACAGATTCGTGAAGAAGTAGCGCGGGTAGGCGTAGCGCTTGCGTTCACCGCCGACGGTCCGCTCGGTCCAGTTGGTGATCCGGCAGCCGTCCGAATGGATGAGGCCGCGAACGAACTCCCACGGATGTTCGTCGACGATGGCCTGCTGCCAGGGTTCCAGGGCGATCCGCCGCTCGTGCTTCTTGCCGGGGCCGTGCTGCGGGAACAGATGCGGCCAGTGAGCGTAGTAGCCGACCACGGACACACACCCCGGAGCCTTCACGCGATGCGCGGTGCGTGCGGGGCTGACGGCCCGGACGGCTGCTTCACATGCGTCGATGAGTCGGTTCTGCCAGGATCGAATTGCCGCGCGCGAGATGCCTGTTTCCCGGCTGACGGAGTTCAGGCTGCGGCCCTGCGCAACCAGCGCGATCGCTCGCCTTCGCGTGCTGACGTCGTACATGTGCCCACTTTGTGAGCGTGATCGCGGCGAGACGCAGCAAAAAGCGGATGTTCACGAGAACGTGGACATCCGCTTGTGAATGGCAACCTTGGAATTCAAGGAAAAGTGCCCCAGGTGGGATTCGAACCCACACTGTCCGCTGTTTGAGAGCGGCCTCTCTGACCAGTTGGAGTACTGGGGCCTTAGAAAGAAAGGAGAAGTGCAACCCCTCGCGCACCCACCTTACCGCAGCTAGGTAGGCTCTTGTCAGCAGTGCCCCTGCCCTGAACGAGGAGCCCCCGTGACCGCCCCCGAGTCGCCCCAGCCCGTGGACGCGCCCGACGACGACAAGTCGCACGTACCTCCGCTGACGACCCGCGTCGTCATCGCCGAGGACGAGGCCCTGATCCGCCTCGACCTCAAAGAGATGCTGGAGGAGGAGGGCTACAGCGTCGTGGGCGAGGCCGGCGACGGTGAGCAGGCGATCGAGCTGGCCCGCGAGCACAAGCCGGATCTGGTCATCCTCGACGTGAAGATGCCCAAGCTGGACGGCATCTCCGCGGCCGAGAAGATCGCCGAGGAGCGTATCGCCCCCGTCCTGATGCTGACCGCGTTCTCGCAGCGCGACCTCGTCGAGCGCGCGCGTGACGCGGGTGCGATGGCGTACCTGGTGAAGCCGTTCAGCAAGAGCGACGTCGTCCCGGCGATCGAGATGGCCGTGTCCCGGTTCACGGAGCTGCGCGAGCTGGAGAACGAGGTCGCGGACCTGACGCTGCGGCTGGAGACCCGCAAGCTGGTGGACCGGGCGAAGTCGATCCTCCAGACGGAGTACGGGCTGACGGAGCCGGCGGCGTTCCGGTGGATCCAGAAGACGTCGATGGACCGGCGGATGTCGATGCAGCAGGTCGCCGAGGCGGTCATCCAGGACGCCGACGAGAAGAAGTCGTCCAAGGGCTGAGCGAGGTTTCGCCCCGTACGACGAAGGCCCGCGCCCGGAGAAGGGGCGCGGGCCTCGTCGTGTGCGAGGGGCTGCTCAGTCCTCGCCGAGGTAGGCCTTGCGGACGGACTCGTCGTGCAGGAGGTCCTGTCCGGTGCCGGAGAGGACGATCTTGCCGATCTCCATGACGTGGCCGTGGTCGGCGAGCGACAGTGCGGCCTGGGCGTTCTGCTCGATGAGCAGGATGGTCATGCCCTGGGACTTGAGTTCGGCGATGGTGGACATGATCTTCTGCATCATGATGGGGGAGAGGCCCATGGAGGGCTCGTCCAGCATGAGCAGTTTGGGCTGGGACATGAGGGCGCGGCCCATGGCGAGCATCTGCTGTTCGCCGCCGGAGAGGGTTCCGGCGGCCTGCTTGCGGCGTTCTCCCAGGATGGGGAAGAGGTCGTAGGCGCGCTGGATGTCCTTCTCGATGCCTGCCTTGTCGCTGCGGAGGAAGGCGCCGAGGCGGAGGTTGTCCTCGATGGTCATGCGCGGGAAGATGTGCCGCCCCTCGGGGGAGTGGGCGAGTCCGAGCGCGACGATGTCGTGCGCGGGGGTCTTCTTGAGGGACTTCCCGTTGAACTTGATCTGGCCGCCGACGGGCTTGAGGAGGCCGGAGAGGGTGCGCAGGGTGGTGGTCTTGCCTGCGCCGTTGGTGCCGATCAGGGTGACGACCTCGCCGGCCTCGACCTTGAACGAGATGCCTTTGACGGCTTCGATCTTGCCGTAGGCGACCCGGAGGTCTTCGACTTCGAGCAGTGCGGTCATCGGTCGTTCTCCTTGCCGGGCACGGCGTCCGTCGGGGTTGCGGCGCTGTCGGCGTTGGCCTCGGCGGCCTCGACTTCGGCGATCTCTTCGTCGCCGGGGGCGTTCTCGAAGGGTTCGCCGAGGTAGGCGGCGACGACTCGTTCGTCGCCCTGGACGGTGGCGCTGTCGCCTTCGACGAGTTTTTCGCCTTGGACGAGGACGGCGACGCGGTCGCAGAGGTTGAAGATGAAGCGCATGTCGTGCTCGATGACGAGGACGGCGATGCCCTTGTCGCGGATGGCGAAGACGAGTTCTTCGGTCGCGCGGGTTTCCTGGGGGTTCATGCCGGCGGTGGGCTCGTCGAGGAGGAGGAGTCCGGGTTCGCTGGCGAGGGCGCGGGCGATCTCGAGCTTGCGCTGTTCGCCGTAGGGGAGGTTGCGGGCCAGGTGGTCGGCCTTCTTCTCCAGGCCGATGAACTCGAGGAGTTCCATGGCGCGTTCGCGGGAGGCGGCTTCGGCTCGGTGGAAGCCGGGCAGGCGCAGGACGGCCGACCAGAAGCCTTCTTTGGTGCGGGTGTGGCGGCCGACGAGGACGTTCTCGAGGACCGTCATGTTGGCGAAGAGGCGGATGTTCTGGAAGGTGCGGGCGATACCGGCCGCGGTGACCTTGAAGGATTTCGGGGGAAGGACTTTGTCCTTGTAGCGGACTTCGCCTTCGGTGGGGATGTAGAGGCCGGTGAGGCAGTTGAAGAAGGTGGTCTTGCCGGCTCCGTTGGGGCCGATGAGGCCGACGATCTCTCCGGCGTTGACGTGGAGGTCGACGTCGCGGACGGCGGTGAGGCCGCCGAAGCGCATGGTGACGCCGCGGGCGTCGAGCACCCTTTCGCCGGTGGGGGCGACCGTGGTGGTGGTGTCGGTGGTCATGGTGGTCAGGCCCCTGCCTTGGTCAGGACGGTGGGAGCTTCCGCGTCCTCGTGGAACTCGAGCTGGCGGCGCCGGTTGGGGATGAGTCCTTCCGGGCGGAAGCGCATCAGCAGGATGAGGGCGAGGCCGAAGGCGAAGAGCTGGTAGTCGCCGAGGAACTGGAGCTTGTTGGGGATGAGGAAGAGGAGCGCGGCGCCGATGAGGGGGCCGCTGATGGTGCCCATGCCGCCGAGGACGACGGCGGCGAGGAGGAAGGCCGAGTTGGGCGGGATGGGGCCGGCGAAGAGGTACTGCTCGGGAGTCACGGTGTAGGTGACGTGGGCCTGGACGGTGCCGGCGAGGCCGGCGAGGGAGGCGCCGACGGCGAAGGCGATGAGTTTGACGCGGAAGCCGTTGATGCCCATGGCGAGGGCGGCGGTCTCGTCCTCGCGGATGGCGACCCAGGCGCGGCCGATGCGGGAGTCGCCGCTGCGTCGGAAGACGAGGACGACGACGGCCGTGATGATGAGCATCAGGAAGAAGTAGTTGGCGAACCGGCCGATGGTGAATCCGGCGATGGCGTGTTCGGCTCCGAAGTCGAACCCGAGGATGTTCAGGTTCGGGATGGAGGAGATGCCGTTGGATCCGTTGGTGATGTCGGGGCCGGAGGTGCCGTCGAGGTTGTTGGCGGTGATGCGGAAGATCTCTCCGAAGCCGAGGGTGACGATGGCGAGGTAGTCGCCGCGCAGCCTCAGGGTGGGGGCGCCGATGAGGACGCCGAAGATCAGGGAGGCTGCGGCGCCCACGAGGACCGCAGCCCAGAAGGGGAAGTGCACGTCGAAGGGGGAGCTGGGGGAGCCGGAGACCATGGCGGCGGCGTAGGCGCCGACGCCGAGGAAGGCGACGTAGCCGAGGTCGAGGAGGCCGGCGAGGCCGACGACGATGTTGAGGCCGAGGGCGACGGTGCCGAAGATCAGGATGTAGACGCCGACGGTGGCGTACTGGTCGTCGGTCTGGGTGAAGGGGAACATCGCGGCGGCGACGAAGGCGCCGCAGATGGTGATGTTCTGGTGGCGTGAGGTGATCTGCGAGGCCTGGTTGACGAGGCCGGCCTTGTTGAGGGCGGCGAAGCCGAAGCCCGCGGTGATGAGGAACCCGATGAAGAGTTCGTCGTACTCGGTGCCGATGCCGTAGGTGAAGACGGTGAGGCCG is part of the Streptomyces asoensis genome and harbors:
- a CDS encoding SidA/IucD/PvdA family monooxygenase gives rise to the protein TRDRLTTAQWQLHKGIDADTLAALHDELYRRTLDGHWPDTVLTPGVRVRTAGRIATTRIELHLEHTQQNTRTRLTTDAVVLATGHRERPLDRILAGLDPYIRRDNSERPRIDEHFRLVLDPSITATGSNVYVQNAERHTHGVGAPDLGLTAWRGATILNTLTGKETYPLPTRTAFTTFGLHQPRPRVPQARQAPTLTPLVDLR
- a CDS encoding bifunctional metallophosphatase/5'-nucleotidase, translated to MPLNRRKFLKKSAVTGAGVALAGAAAAPAAQAAEAGKPAKPGKQPKRYALTVLGTTDLHGHVFNWDYFKDAEYKDAAGNAQGLARISTLVNRIREEKGRENVLLLDAGDTIQGTPLTYYYAKVDPITAKGGPVHPMAQAMNAIGYDAAALGNHEFNYGIETLRKFESQLRFPLLGANAVDAKTLKPAFRPYVIKTFCVKGAPPVKVAVLGLTNPGIAIWDKAYVQGKLAFPGLEEQAAKWVPKLKSLGADVVIVSAHSGSSGTSSYGDQLPYVENSAALVAQQVPDIDAVLVGHAHVEIPELKVVNAKSGRTVVLSEPLAYAERLSVFDVQLVFEKGRWSVESVASKVLNSNTVADDPKITKLLSDEHAKVVTYVNQVVGTATETLTTVEARFKDAPIIDLITKVQEDVVKAALAGTSYASLPVIAQASPFSRTSEIPAGQVTIRDLSSLYVYDNTLVAKLLTGAQVRAYLEYSAEYFVQTAVGAAVDTEKLTNAAGRPDYNYDYVSGLAYDIDISRAAGSRITNLTFGGAPLDDAQQFVLAVNNYRANGGGAFPHVASAQELWSESTEIRTRISEWVTAKGVLDPKDFASVDWRLTREGTPVF
- the pyk gene encoding pyruvate kinase encodes the protein MRRAKIVCTLGPATDTYDQIKALVDAGMDVARLNLSHGGHAEHEERYQRVRKASDETGRSVGLLADLQGPKIRLGTFTEGPVLLERGDTFTITVEEGTEGDRHHCGTTYAGLATDVTTGERILVDDGKVSLEVTHVDGPRIHTRVLDGGVISDHKGLNLPGVAVSVPALTKKDEDDLRWALRTGFDVIALSFVRTGRDILDVHRIMDEEGRRLPVIAKIEKPQAVENIDDIVAAFDGIMVARGDLGVEMPLEQVPLVQKRAVKLAKRNAKPVIVATQMLDSMIENSRPTRAEASDVANAIIDGTDAVMLSGETSVGAHAVQTVRTMAKIVAAAEEDILAKGLPPLTESNKPRTQGGAVARAAAEIGDFLDAEFLVAFTQTGDTVRRLSRYRSPIPLLAFTPEPATRSQLNLTWGVETFLGPQVDSTDAMVDQVDEHLLRHGRCRKGDVVVITAGSPPGVSGSTNLVRVHHVGEDDTPK
- a CDS encoding helix-turn-helix domain-containing protein, which encodes MYDVSTRRRAIALVAQGRSLNSVSRETGISRAAIRSWQNRLIDACEAAVRAVSPARTAHRVKAPGCVSVVGYYAHWPHLFPQHGPGKKHERRIALEPWQQAIVDEHPWEFVRGLIHSDGCRITNWTERTVGGERKRYAYPRYFFTNLSGDIIGLFTDALDRLGVEWRMQNLRNVSIAEKASVALLDAHVGPKY
- a CDS encoding ANTAR domain-containing response regulator, yielding MTAPESPQPVDAPDDDKSHVPPLTTRVVIAEDEALIRLDLKEMLEEEGYSVVGEAGDGEQAIELAREHKPDLVILDVKMPKLDGISAAEKIAEERIAPVLMLTAFSQRDLVERARDAGAMAYLVKPFSKSDVVPAIEMAVSRFTELRELENEVADLTLRLETRKLVDRAKSILQTEYGLTEPAAFRWIQKTSMDRRMSMQQVAEAVIQDADEKKSSKG
- a CDS encoding ABC transporter ATP-binding protein, which encodes MTALLEVEDLRVAYGKIEAVKGISFKVEAGEVVTLIGTNGAGKTTTLRTLSGLLKPVGGQIKFNGKSLKKTPAHDIVALGLAHSPEGRHIFPRMTIEDNLRLGAFLRSDKAGIEKDIQRAYDLFPILGERRKQAAGTLSGGEQQMLAMGRALMSQPKLLMLDEPSMGLSPIMMQKIMSTIAELKSQGMTILLIEQNAQAALSLADHGHVMEIGKIVLSGTGQDLLHDESVRKAYLGED
- a CDS encoding ABC transporter ATP-binding protein; this translates as MTTDTTTTVAPTGERVLDARGVTMRFGGLTAVRDVDLHVNAGEIVGLIGPNGAGKTTFFNCLTGLYIPTEGEVRYKDKVLPPKSFKVTAAGIARTFQNIRLFANMTVLENVLVGRHTRTKEGFWSAVLRLPGFHRAEAASRERAMELLEFIGLEKKADHLARNLPYGEQRKLEIARALASEPGLLLLDEPTAGMNPQETRATEELVFAIRDKGIAVLVIEHDMRFIFNLCDRVAVLVQGEKLVEGDSATVQGDERVVAAYLGEPFENAPGDEEIAEVEAAEANADSAATPTDAVPGKENDR
- a CDS encoding branched-chain amino acid ABC transporter permease, encoding MTTQTTTAETPSTPTTGAATGLIGIPAQAGRALATGGGALTVVSTFLAWTWTAAFPGDLTVYGYPGGLQVLALIGGALTTLFGLSSYGIKGLRWLTPAGPDGAVKFAALAAFATVWYTIIAITVDLGGIVNLEPGGFIAALATLAALLGALALPFERPEPEPHDPDDTGWDLARHRLRTGREITKAAFSGGTARPVGNLPSYVEILVIVAILGLGLTVFTYGIGTEYDELFIGFLITAGFGFAALNKAGLVNQASQITSRHQNITICGAFVAAAMFPFTQTDDQYATVGVYILIFGTVALGLNIVVGLAGLLDLGYVAFLGVGAYAAAMVSGSPSSPFDVHFPFWAAVLVGAAASLIFGVLIGAPTLRLRGDYLAIVTLGFGEIFRITANNLDGTSGPDITNGSNGISSIPNLNILGFDFGAEHAIAGFTIGRFANYFFLMLIITAVVVLVFRRSGDSRIGRAWVAIREDETAALAMGINGFRVKLIAFAVGASLAGLAGTVQAHVTYTVTPEQYLFAGPIPPNSAFLLAAVVLGGMGTISGPLIGAALLFLIPNKLQFLGDYQLFAFGLALILLMRFRPEGLIPNRRRQLEFHEDAEAPTVLTKAGA